A stretch of the Leptospiraceae bacterium genome encodes the following:
- a CDS encoding dTDP-4-dehydrorhamnose 3,5-epimerase family protein: MKEINEIDGILLTPLKIIPGEMGNVLHAMKKTDPGFSGFGEAYFSTVEKGKIKGWKKHLEMTLNLVVISGIIKFIAYDDREDSKTMGEFGSVELSRNNYYRLTVPPKIWLSFSGIGEENILLNIANLLHDPKEANNMPIENIQGGW; encoded by the coding sequence ATGAAAGAAATTAATGAAATAGATGGAATACTCCTAACCCCGTTAAAAATCATTCCCGGTGAAATGGGGAATGTATTACATGCCATGAAGAAAACGGATCCCGGTTTTTCAGGATTCGGTGAAGCTTATTTTTCTACAGTTGAAAAAGGGAAAATAAAGGGCTGGAAGAAACATCTGGAGATGACTCTTAATTTAGTCGTTATCAGTGGAATAATCAAATTTATAGCTTATGATGATAGGGAAGACTCAAAGACAATGGGCGAGTTTGGTTCTGTGGAATTGTCACGTAATAATTACTATCGTCTTACAGTTCCTCCTAAAATCTGGTTATCCTTTAGTGGAATTGGTGAAGAAAATATTCTTTTGAACATAGCTAATTTATTACATGATCCTAAAGAAGCCAACAATATGCCGATAGAAAATATACAGGGTGGATGGTGA